One genomic segment of Ictalurus punctatus breed USDA103 chromosome 12, Coco_2.0, whole genome shotgun sequence includes these proteins:
- the cfap52 gene encoding cilia- and flagella-associated protein 52 has product MAAEAQEVLKLQLEAVIGFNGHVFSGLQVHPDREHLIYPLGCTLIIKNLRDWKQDFLHGHTNNVSCVSVSRSGTYIASGQVTFMGFKADVIIWDYAKRDIHARLILHKAKVEALAFSPNEKYLVSLGGQDDGSIVVWSLEKKEAICGSPASAHSAGHCLTISYCNLSDDVFISAGDGTLRVWELDLPNRKIRPTECQTGQLKRVIKYIEIPEDDAFFYCGTTSGDILKVNLKSRLLNSCGPVKHKFSKGVNAMKMLKTGDLLVGSGDGTFSLCSVTNFKIIKSVMLEGGVSSVALRGEGQQVYVGTEASQIYRFSYTDFTPELIATSHSSAVWDAAFPVGTSELFASCSQDDIRVWHTESSKELLRIRVPNMTCNAVGFMRDGRSIYSAWNDGKIRLFAPESGRLMLVIPNAHSMGVTALKSTSDCKRLVSGGGEGQVRVWEILQNTHRLIASMKEHQASVNAIKVKSNDEECVTASSDGTCIIWDLVRFVRNQMVLVNTLCKSVCYHPQEYQIITSGTDRKVGYWEVYDGAAIRELEVSQSGAINGMDISAEGGHFITGGDEKLVKVWRYTDGDVTHVGVGHSGSISSVCLCPNSRFIISTSTDGAVLRWRFPHLT; this is encoded by the exons AACCTGAGGGACTGGAAGCAGGACTTCCTCCACGGACACACCAACAATGTCTCCTGCGTCTCTGTGTCCAGGAGTGGGACGTACATTGCTTCAGGACAGGTCACCTTCATGGGCTTTAAG GCTGATGTAATCATCTGGGATTACGCTAAAAGAGACATTCACGCTCGGCTCATCCTCCACAAAGCCAAAGTCGAAGCGCTTGCTTTCTCTCCGAATGAGAAATACCTGGTGTCTCTGGGAGGACAAGATGACGGCAG TATCGTGGTGTGGAGCTTGGAGAAGAAGGAGGCGATCTGTGGGAGTCCGGCGTCGGCTCACAGCGCAGGTCACTGTCTCACCATCAGCTACTGCAACCTCAGCGATGACGTCTTCATCTCAGCCGGAGA TGGTACGCTCCGTGTGTGGGAGCTCGACCTCCCCAACAGGAAGATTCGCCCTACTGAGTGTCAGACAGGGCAGTTAAAGAGGGTTATTAAGTACATAGAG ATCCCAGAGGACGACGCTTTCTTTTACTGCGGCACCACGAGCGGAGACATCCTCAAAGTGAACCTGAAGAGTCGCCTGCTGAACAGCTGTGGTCCAGTGAAGCACAAATTCAGCAAA ggtgtaaatgcTATGAAGATGTTGAAGACAGGAGATCTGTTGGTGGGATCAGGAGACGGAACTTTCAGCCTCTGCTCCGTGACGAACTTCAAAATCATCAA gagtgtgatGCTGGAGGGCGGCGTGTCGTCCGTGGCTCTGCGTGGTGAAGGTCAGCAGGTGTATGTTGGCACTGAGGCGTCTCAGATTTACAGGTTCAGCTACACGGACTTCACCCCGGAGCTCATTGCCACCAGCCACAGcagtgcggtttgggacgcagcctttCCTGT AGGTACGTCGGAACTCTTCGCCTCTTGTTCTCAGGATGATATCCGTGTTTGGCACACAGAGTCCAGTAAAGAGCTGTTACGGATCCGAGTCCCGAACATGACGTGTAACGCGGTGGGCTTCATGCGGGACGGCCGGAGCATCTACAGCG CGTGGAACGATGGGAAAATCCGCCTGTTTGCTCCCGAGAGCGGCCGTCTGATGTTGGTGATCCCCAACGCTCACAGTATGGGCGTGACGGCGTTAAAGAGCACCAGCGACTGCAAACGCCTCGTtagtggaggaggagagggacag GTGCGAGTCTGGGAGAtcctgcagaacacacacagacttaTTGCCAGCATGAAAGAGCACCAAGCTTCAGTCAACGCCATCAAGGTTAAAAGTAatgatgaggagtgtgtgacGGCGAGCTCAGACGGAACCTGCATTATCTGGGACCTGGT gCGCTTTGTGAGAAATCAGATGGTCTTGGTGAACACACTGTGCAAAAGCGTCTGCTATCATCCTCAAGAATATCAGATTATCACCAGCGGAACGGACCGGAAG GTTGGCTACTGGGAGGTGTATGATGGAGCGGCCATTAGAGAGCTAGAGGTCTCACAGTCGGGGGCCATTAACGGCATGGACATCAGCGCTGAGGGAGGACATTTCATCAccg GTGGTGATGAGAAGCTAGTGAAGGTGTGGCGTTACACTGATGGTGATGTCACACACGTGGGCGTCGGCCACAGCGGCAGCATCAGCAGTGTCTGTTTGTGTCCCAACAGCAGATTCATCATCAGCACCAGCACAGATGGAGCTGTGCTCAGATGGAGATTCCCACACCTCACATAA